The Paenibacillus pabuli DNA segment AATATGGTCAGCTCATTGCTTCACTGGGAACGCTGTTGAAAACTCTGCCCATGCTGCGCCGCCGGGCACTGTATCAAGCCAGCTTGTTTGGCGCCTTTAGTCTCTTCTGGACCACCGTACCCTTGCGGCTGGCTAATGACTTTGGCATGACCCAGCAGGGCATTGCCTGGTTTGCACTGGCCGGTGTAGGTGGAGCCATTGCCGCGCCTATCGCAGGCAGATGGGCAGACAAAGGCCTGACCCGGATATTGACCGGTCTCGCCATGGTGATTGCCGTTCTATCCTTGGGCCTTGCGTACATGTTCCAAGGGCACTCTATCGCTTCTCTTGTGCTGCTGGTCATTGTCGCCATAACTCTCGATATGGCAGTCTCGGGCAATCTCGTTCTGGGACAGCGCATCATCTACTCCCTCGCAGGTGAAGCAAGAGGACGGGTGAACGGAATTTTTATGTCGATCTTCTTCATTGGAGGTGCCGTTGGTTCCTCTATTGGAAGCTGGTCTTACGCATCAGGAGGCTGGAGTCTGACGACACTGATCGGCCTGATCATGCCGCTGCTGGCGCTCGGCTACTATTTCACTGAAAAGAAAGCCAGCGTTGTCAGCAACTCATAACTGCAACACTCAAGCGACAAGAAGAGCAGCCTAATCCCCAGGATTAGTGCTGCCCTTTCACTACTTTTTCATATCAGAGTAGGTAAATGCTTGTTCCCATCATACTCCACCAGCGGCTCACCTGCATGCAATCTGTGGACCAGATCGGAATTGGCAATAAAGGGTCGGCCAAACGCAGCGAGATGAATGATTCCCTCATTCAGGGCTTCCTCTGCCGTTTGAGCATCCAGATTCCCCACCCCAATAATCGTATGCTCCCACTGTTGCCTGATCATTTCATGAAAGGTCCTCTCCCCTGCCCAAGCTGTTGTAAAGCGGTCGGTTGAAGGATGCAGAATCGTAATGCCCGTCTCACGGAACAGGTTAAGATAAGCATCAATCATGGCCACCTTGTCTCTCCAAGCATAGGATGGATCATCATCTTTTTTCTCGGAAAATCGGATTGAAATGCGATCCACGCTGATTTCTTTTTTTACCGCCAGAATGATCTCTTTCAAAAAACGTAATCTCCCCTGGATCCCGCCTCCATATTCGTCTGTTCGATGATTCGTCTTCTCGTTGATAAACTGATCCATCAGATATCCATGCGCTGCATGTAGCTCAATCCCGTCAAATCCGGCCAGCACCGCATTGCGGGCAGCTTTCTGAAAATGCTGGATCGTATCCTGAATATCCTGTATGCACATCGCTTCGGGAACCTGATATGGCTTGTGCAATTTATGCACCTTGCCCACGGCCTGAATGCTTGAAGGTGCCTGCGGCGTTCCTCCGATGAGATCGGAGTGGGACAATCTGCCGACATGCCACAGCTGCGCTATGATGGTACCTCCATGTCTATGGACGACTTCCGTAACCTTTTTCCATGAAACGGTCTGGTCTTCCGTATACAGTCCAGGTATGCCATAGGTTCCTTTACCCGCCAGGTTGGGGTTAACTCCCTCCGTAATGATCAATCCCACACCATCCCGGGCACGCTGCTCATAGTATGCCACCATCTCTTCTGTTACTGTACCATCCTCATCATTCGCAAACCCTCTCGTTAACGGAGCCATCACAATTCGGTTTCTAAGGTTCCATTGGTTGATCGTAACCGGGTTGAGTAATTTTATAAGATTGTTCATGCTATCCCTTCTCTCATCGTAATTAAGGATATTGTAGAACGGCTCAGGCATATCGTAAAATGATTAGAATATATGGAAGTATCTCTCTGAGAGATATCACAAGGACTTCAATTTGGCTTTTCGGAGAAATCCCGCAATCAGGAGGAATACGTATGGAGTTATCAGATATCGATATCATTCTCGCAGTCGGACGGTCAGGCAAAATCTCGCAAGCCGCCAAAGAATTAAACTATGCCCAGTCCAATGTCACCACCCGCATCAAAAAGCTGGAGCAGGAATACCAGGTGCAGCTTTTCAATCGGTTCCCCAAGGGTGTGGTTCCCACTGCCAAAGGAGAGCAGTTTATTGCATATGCCGCTCGGATTCGTAACCTGCTGCATGATCTGGAACAGGATATGATGGATCCCGGAGAGCCTTCCGGCACACTGAAAATCGGGATTGTGGAGACGGCTGCATCAAGCCGTTTCATGGAGATACTGAACGAATATCAGGTCACGTATCCGAAGGTTTCCATCTCACTGGTGAACGCCACTTCGCCCAAAGTGCTGCGTCACAAAATACAGGCGTATGAGATTGATGGTGCGTTCATCAGTGGTGCTTGTGTCAAAGAAGGGTTGAAAGTGGAATACGAAATGCAGGATACAGTACACATTATTTCTAAACGTATGGAAACCCCCGCAGAGAGCCTATGCCAGGTCTCATGGGTGGTTTTCCCTCAGGGCTGTCCCTATCGTGAAATTACGGAAATGTTTTTGGAGGAAGAAGGGTTGTCTGCCCGCAATATGATTGAGGTCAGTACCATGGAGAACCTGCTCAGCTGTGTGGAGTCCGGGATTGCTTATACGATTATGCCTTGCAGTGTGATTCACAAGAAGCCGGAAGTGTACTCGGTACACGATCTGGCCGAACAGTTCACCCACACTACAACCACCTTTGTTCGCGGGGAGGATCGGTATGTCAGCAGTGCTTTGGATCAATTCGTGAAGCTGCTAAATCAGAAATGCATTACATTTTAGTTCCACGTTATACTTTCGTTAGAATTAGCCACTATCCTTGGGTTATGGATTTCAACACATCATTCATACGGAGGATAATCACCATGAACCTGAAACGTCGTCTTATTCAAAAAACAGCCGTACTCGGCATGGCCATCGCCATGATCGCTGGCTCCGCTTCGGCAGCAGCCTCACCTATTGCCAAGGAGCAATGGGTGCAGGACCATGCCCATGAAATTACATCCCTGACCTCGGACAACTATAGTGACCTCGCCTTTCTGAAGCCGCTGCTTCAGGACAAGAAAGTCGTCAGCCTAGGGGAGAATTTTCACCGGGTTGCCGAATACAGTGCAATCAAAACGCGCATGATCAAATTTTTGCATGAAGAACTCGGCTATGACGTCATTGCCTTCGAATCCGGCATGGGGGATGCAGCGGTTGCCTATGAACAAGGAGCGGACCTGACGCCTGCTCAGATGATGGAGCTCTCCATTTTCCCGATCTGGCACTCGCAGGAAACGCTCGGCCTCTATGAATATATACAGGAGCAGAGCAAGACGGATCACCCGCTGATTCTGGCGGGATATGATATGCAGTTTACAACCGGGTACTTAACACAATTTATCAGTGACTGGATTGGCAACCTGGATCCCGATAGAGGTAAGCAGTTCTATGCTTTCGAGATGCAGGGCATCACGGATTTGTATGCTGTCCTTAACAAATATGGTATCGACAGCGACAACAATCCCGAATTCAAGGCGGCCATCCATCAAGTGAAGGATGCCTATGTCCCGCAGTACGAGGAATTGGTTCAATGGATTACCGAGCACAAGCAGGAGCTTGTGAAGTCATTCCCGGACAACTCGAAACTGGCTGACATGATGATCCGCGTGCTGAATGACCGGAGCAAATTTATCGAGATGGCGGCCTACGATACCCGGGAAAGTTACGAGTTCCGCGACCGTGCGATGGCTGATAATCTGGAGTGGTTGATGGACGTAATGTATCCAGGCAAAAAATTCATCCTTTGGGCACACAATGACCATCTCGCCAAGAGCACATCGACCATTCTCAATCCCCCAATCGGAGAAAGAGATGGGAACTCAGGCTTGTGGCAATCCAGCTTCAAAAGTATGGGCGAAATGTTGCATGAGAAGCTGCAGGATGACATGTATGTGATCGGGCTCTATATGAACGAAGGACAGGCGAGCGAGATTTCCACAGGCCAAACCTTTGACATCTCTCCCATGCCTCGGGGCAGTCTCGAATATACCTTAATGAAATCCGGTTACCGGAATACATACATCGATCTCTCCGAAGTCAAAGACGCTACAAGTGCTGCAGCCTGGTTGTTCCGCCCGGTCTTTGCTGCTGAGGATGGCATGGTGGATGAAGTCATTCATCCCATGTCGATGAACTTCATTCCGGCAGAACAATACGACGGCATTCTGTTAATTGACAAAGTCAAAGCACCGACGACCACCTATAAAGGCGGATTCAAGGACCAAATGCAGCAGCAAAAGTAAAGCCTAAAGCTGTAACCAATATCAAAGAGGCAGGCATCCGTTTTGGGATACCTGCCTGTTTCGGTTCCTTTTAAGCCCATTCAGCTTCCTTGAATCTCATGGATATCCTTTTTGGACTTACCCGCGCAATCTCCGGGCACTCAGTGCGTGATGACCTTGTTGGAGGAAAGTGCTGCGTGTATTCTTCATCAGCTCAATTCGGCGTTCAGCCAAACGGTCTGCGGCAATATACGTTGCGATGCCTTCCGTACGGGAGGTTTCGAAGATTTTCTCCAAACTGGTGTAGATCTCACCGATCTTGCTCCACGCGCGTTCCGAGTTATAACCATTTAATTCGTCCGCGATGTTGATGACTCCCCCGGCATTAATGACATAATCCGGAGCATAAACGATACCTCTTTCATGCAAAATGTCTCCATGACGTGTCTCCAGCAGCTGGTTGTTGGCGCAGCCTGCGACCACTTTGGCTTTAAGCGTTTTAAGCGTATCGTCATTAATCGTTCCGCCAAGAGCACAAGGTGCATAGATGTCACAGTCGACGCCCGTAATATCCGCCGGATCGACAGCCGCTGCACCGAAGCGGTCCACTGCCTGCTTCACGGAATCCTTGTGAAGATCCGTCACAATCAACCGGGCACCTTCCTCGTACAAATAGTTGCACAGACTCATGGCCACATTGCCGATACCTTGGACGGCAACGGTTTTGCCTTCCAACAGATCCGTGCCGAAGGCTTCTTTGGCTGCTGCCTTCATACCCTGGTATACTCCCCAAGCCGTTGCAGGAGATGGATTCCCGGATGATCCGTAGCTTGGCGATATGCCTGTTACATAGTCGGTTTCCTGATAGATCAGGTTCATGTCCTCTTCCGAGGTACCCACGTCTTCTGCGGTTACATAGCGCCCATTCAGGCCCTGGATGTATCTGCCGAAAGCACGGAACATGGCTTCGTTCTTGTCACGGCGCGGATCACCGATAATGACGGCTTTACCGCCGCCAAGATTCAAACCGGATACGGCATTCTTATATGTCATTCCCCGCGAAAGGCGCAGTGCATCTTGGATGGCCGCCTCTTCCGAAGCGTACGTCCACATCCGCGTACCGCCCAGTGCAGGGCCAAGTGTTGTATCGTGAATGGCGATGATCGCCTTTAACCCAGAAGCTTTGTCCTGACACAGGATCAATTCTTCATAATCATGCTGCTCCATTACTTCAAACCAACTCATGTTTAACCGTCTCCTCCAACCATTTTTGCGAGTAGTTCGCAAGGCTTCTGTATCTTTGCCATCCTCTATTGTACCTAGATAAGCTGAGAATGTGCAAAATCACATCACTATGTAAGACGAAAATGGGAACATGAGGTCTTCCTCCGTTAATGAATGGTCTCAACGACATTAATGGGATGCAAATCCCCATCCACAGCAAAAGAAGCCTGTCCCGTTTCCTCGGAAACAACCAGCACAACCGCATCTGTCAGTTCACTTAGCCCCAGTGCGGCACGGTGGCGCGTTCCCATTTTACGTTCTCCTGCTGCGGCCTGGGATAGTGGCAGGACATTGCCTGCGGAGACGATCTGGTTGCCGCGGATCAGAACGGCCCCGTCATGCAGCGGTGCACCGGGAATAAACAGGGATTCAAGCAGTGCATGGGTCACTCGCGCATCCACAGCAACACCCGAATGAATAATAGGTTCCAGTGGCACCTCCCGTTCAATGACGATGAGGGCACCATACCTGCGATCGGACAGATGCTGCACGCTTGCCGTTAGTTCAGCGAATTTCTCGGTGAAGGGAGACAGATAACAATCCAGATAAAAGGAAGAGGCAAGCACCTCAATCTGCTTGATCTCGGTTCGAATTTCAGCGAATTGTCCGAGCAGACAGACACTGTCATTGTCAAAACGGGATAACGTCAGATTCATCCGATCCGCTACACGATGCAAATCTTCCTTCAGCCTCTGTCTCATGGACGAACTGTCACAGTCTGCTTGCCGGTTCATTATTTGCCGCCTCTCCTTCTGGTATGGATGCCAACATAGTTAACCTATACGTTACCCGTGGCACTATGTATTTATACAAATTGTACCTTGCCTTGCACTGTCCCCTTGCATACGAAAAACCTGTTTGCAACGGTAGCGTTACAAACAGGCTTCCTCCATACATTTATGCTACTCGCAAAGGTTGCACATTATGGGGTAACTGCCCCATAAGAACCTTTCTTGTATGTCGTTGGATCATACCATTTGTATCCTGCAGACGGTGCAGACCATGGCTCAAGCTGCGGTTCCGTGGATGCAGCCGGGGCTTCCATGGCAAGCAGGCTGGTTGGTGTGTCCAATGTCAGGCCTGATACCTGTGACAGGCTCGTATAGCTTTCTTTTACCGCGAGCCATTTTACGGTGTTGACCAGGAACGTGGCATCGTCCACTTCTTTGAATCCATCGTAGGTTTTCTTGGAGGCTCCCGTCTCCTCACGCAAATATTTTGGAGTCGCATCTTCTACCGGCGAGGAATCGCCGATAAACGCAGCCTTTCCTGCGCCTACCTTGGCAATGGCTGCATACGCACCTTCAGCACGTCCGCCGCCATTGTACACGCCCTGATCAACTGCGTTGCCCCATTTGGACACACCGCTTGGCACGTATACCAATCCCTTGGCTTTGTTTGGATCGATAATAGCGACGGTAGATCCTGCATGCATCGCCACGGAATTCACGCCGCTTGTAATGCCGAATGACTGTGCTGGAGCCACGATATCTGTGGCATTTACATCTCCAAGAGCATTGTAGCGAAAACGAATACCGAAGTTGCTTGCCAGCCAGTCGGAGCTAATAACCCCCTGCATGGCTGGAGATTCAGCTTCTGCCGAAGACATGCCTTTAGCTGGGTTCAGGAACGCTCCACGGCGGTATCCGTTGAATACTTCGGAGGAGTCCCAGCGGTTTTTGTTTCGGTCTGCGTTATAGTGATCGGAGATGAAGAAGACACTGCCGCCGCTCTGTACGTATTGCAGCAGCGCTGCCTGCTCTGTCGCTTTGAACGGCACGTTGGCTTCGCCAATGACGAAGACATCATAATCTTTCAATGTATTATAGGTGATCGCCTGCTCACCGAACGTATACGGGATGCTGCGTTCCAGCTGATCCACGGCAAAGCCTGCGTTTCTCAGCCCGTTCGCAAAGTCCGAAAATGCACCATCAATGATCCAGTCTGCAGCTCCGGCTGTTTGGGCATGGGTATTATCGAACAATACTTTTTTGCCTGTGCCATCTGGCAGTGTTGTCCCTGGGCCCGGTTCAGGGTCAGGATTGGTTGTTCCGGAAGAGAGTGTGATTGAAGTTGGGTTCTTGAGTCCTGCATAGCTGTTGTATGCACCAAGTGTTCCGGTTACGATGACCTTTTTGCCTACAAGACCCGGGTTGGAAGCGAGTCCATATTGCGAGCGGAATGACGAGGAAACTTGCACGTCCAACAATTTCGCGTTGGCCTTCTCTGATGGAGAATCCGCAATCAGGAAGTTAAAATCATTGGCGTAAGGAGATGTAAACTTGGCTGTAAGTGAACCGGTGGCATGTCCAACAATATAACCTTCGACAGTCGCTGTCCCTCCACCACTCTGGGCAGCAATAGCCTGGGATACGGTTAGTGGTGCTGCTGCAGCCTGTACCGGTCCCTGTGACCCCGGGCCAAGCAATGCCGTTGCCATCATCATGAAAACCAGGAATGCTCCGATCCAGTGCTGCCATAACGCCTTCTTCATGTTCTCCTTCTCCTCCTCAGATTTACCTTTTAATGGGTTGTCCCCTTTAATTTAATCCTTCACATGATGAATTCCTCTTTGTTTATGTAAAATTTTTGAAAAAAGTTTGGTCTTTTGAAGGCCTGCCCATACTGTTTACCAAAAGCATGATAAAGGAGAACACCTTTTCTATGAGAATCCTATTTTTGCTGCTTCTAATCATTGTCCCGCTGGTGATGGTATTTCTGGCTCTTCGTTCCCGGATGGTCGAAAAGGTATTTCATGCCCTGGCTCTCCTGTGTTTCTATAGTGCTGCCACGGTCATTGCCGGAGATGTGTATGCCATAAATGCACATATGACTACATTTACGACTGAAATTCACCATTTTCTGTTGAATGGCTGGTTCCTCTATCCGTCGGCTTATTTGGGCGTATACATTCCGTATCTGTTATGGATGGGCCTTTTCCGAAAAAAATAATGGTTAATCTGTGACTCAGCATTGATTTTTTTCTGCATTCATAGCATAATAAATGTAGACGTGATAATGATTATCATTCTTGAGGTTGTCTCTTATTTTTAATTGAACTTTACATGAATTATCGATCATATAGCTAAAGGGGTACGAACATCAAATGAATACTACTCTGCAAAAGGCTTCACTGCAGCTTGACGATTATCTGGATCTTCTGAACCTGGCCATCACCTTGGGTGATACGAAGTGGCAAAAGGAAATCATCCGTAAACTGGCTTATACTTATCCAGCAGTTCCATGCAAACAACCACAATAACATTCACATATTGAGCATTCTGCATAAATTCAATAAGCTACTTCCACCCGGAGGATTAAATCGGAAAGATTCTACGATTCGTCTGCATTTTGTACGGGGAGCGATTTGAATCGAATGATGCAAAAATGCTGATTTTGAATAACTCATGAGCGGATTCATATCTGAATCTGCTCATGAGTTATTTTTTTGTTTCAATGGTGGACTTGATACAGGTAGAATGAACTTAATCATATCCTAAGGGGAGTGAATAGCATGTTAGCGGAGACAGAACGACTGATTTTACGAGAGATTGGCTTAGACGACTGGGATAGTATACATACATACACCATATCACCTGAAGTCACCAGGTATACGGCTTGGGGACCCAACACGGAAGAAGATACAACTGCGTACATCGAACAGGTTTTGCAATCGCAGCAGGAACAACCCAGATCCCAATTCGACCTGGCTGTCTGCCTGAAAACAGATGGAACATTGGTTGGCAGCGTTGGCATATACACAGAAGGCACCAATGCAGAGATGGGCTATGTGATGAATCCACAGTATCAGGGGAGAGGCTATGCAGCCGAGGCTAGTCAGGCGCTGCTTGGTTTGGGCTTCAACTCTCTCGGTGTACATCGGATCTACGCCAAATGTCGGCCGAACAACAAAGCATCGGAGAGAGTCATGCAGAAGATCGGCATGGAATACGAAGGCATGATGCGGGAGCACTGGTTTTACAAAGGAGAATTTCACGATTCATTGGTCTACTCGATCCTGGCGAAGGAATTTGCCCAACTCAAAAAAGCGGATATCGGTTAATACCGACATCCGCTTTTTTATCTCCGTAACGACCCCAATCGCCAGTGAAGATTGATCTGTAATCCATGACTGTGGTGAGACTAGAGCCGACACAACTCTACCGGGCAGCTCGGAAATGTAGGACAACCACACATGCAGCGCAAGGCCGCCAGATCGCGAATCATCAGTTTGCCATCCAGTGTGTCCAGCGTACCCTGTTCCTTCCAGGCTCCCAGCATCCGTGTGACGCTCTCCCGAGTTGCTCCAATCATCTCCGCAAGCTCCGTATGGTTCAGCTTCATCTCAAGTACTATTCCTTCAGGAGTGATTTTGCCATACGAGTTGCTGGCACGGATTAATGTCGAAGCCAAAGCCCCAGCCTTGCCATAGAGCAGCAGATCCCGGAAACGCGATTGGGTAATCCGCTGTGAAAGTGCCATCCATTGCAGGAATTTCAGGGCAAGGTCCCCATGTTTGCTAAGCACGCTTTCCAGATCACTGAGCGAGATGATCGCGAGTTCGCCTTTCTCCGTCATCTCTGCACTATAGCTGTGATTCTGGCCGCCAATGCCGCCAAATTCCCCGATCAGATCCCCTTTTTGCTGAAACGACAAAATGATTTCCTTGCCATCCTCCGTCGATTTGGTCATTTTCACGCGTCCCGAACGAATGTAGTACAGATATCCGGCTTCATCGCCTTCCAGAAAGAGACTATACCCCGACTTCACCCGTTTGGGCTGCATTTTAACCTCGATCCAGGCCCACTGCTCAGCTGTTACGAAAGAAAGTATTCCACCTGTCTCTCGTGTCATCCTGCTTCCCTCCGTCTCACGTTCTGTCGCTTGGGTTGTTCTTTCTGTAAATACCGTACCCATCACTTTCGTCCCCCTCGTGTTTCCTTATGAATCTATCTTATCGCGAAACCGGCCTGAACGTTATCGGGGGATTACCTGAACCTGGCTGAGAAATTCCCTGAATTTGCTGTGAGAAAAGTCACATCCTATGAAGGCATACGCATGTTGTCATAGGCTAGACATCTTGCTGCTTAAGGATTGAGGGCAGCACGTTAACCAAGATCAGTAAATTGCAGAACCGAAATCGGGGAATTCCCTGAATTACAACGCAGGCGAATGGGACTACAATAGAACTATCGTATAACTCATATTTCAGGACACCTTGGTCAAAGGTTAAACATATCCATGTCACCAAGTTTAATTTAATGGTGTAATTCCAAAAAGGAAGTGTCTCTCATGCACGATGAACTGCCATCCGGCATTCAGGAGATGATCAATAATCTGCGCCTGAACACCTCCACCGATTTTGGCGGACTGGCCTGTCTCTCCGGGTCCATGCTGCGCTGGAAGTACACCTCCGGCGCAACCAATGATCGCGTAACACGGATGGCAATGCGTCCTGGACAAGATCTTGTGGGCACAGCGCTTCGGACGGGCCGCACGTGCCTGTCAGATGCAAGGTCCACAAAAGCCAGTACGCCCGGCCGTTGTCCGCTGATGATCGCTGAGCGGCTCTTATGTGCCATAGCGGTGCCTGTGTTCCTGGAGAGCAGCGTCCCTGGTGCCGTGCTGCTTGTTGGCAGCAGGCAGCCATGCACGTTCTCACCGGACACGGTCAGGGAAGCAGAGCTGGCGGCCCGAGCCGTTGCAGCCAGCCATGCACGGATAAGCCACCCCGGTGTAAGCCATGAAGAAAAGCTATTCAGAGATTAAACCTCTGGGTGGCT contains these protein-coding regions:
- the cdaS gene encoding sporulation-specific diadenylate cyclase CdaS, coding for MNRQADCDSSSMRQRLKEDLHRVADRMNLTLSRFDNDSVCLLGQFAEIRTEIKQIEVLASSFYLDCYLSPFTEKFAELTASVQHLSDRRYGALIVIEREVPLEPIIHSGVAVDARVTHALLESLFIPGAPLHDGAVLIRGNQIVSAGNVLPLSQAAAGERKMGTRHRAALGLSELTDAVVLVVSEETGQASFAVDGDLHPINVVETIH
- a CDS encoding alkene reductase — protein: MNNLIKLLNPVTINQWNLRNRIVMAPLTRGFANDEDGTVTEEMVAYYEQRARDGVGLIITEGVNPNLAGKGTYGIPGLYTEDQTVSWKKVTEVVHRHGGTIIAQLWHVGRLSHSDLIGGTPQAPSSIQAVGKVHKLHKPYQVPEAMCIQDIQDTIQHFQKAARNAVLAGFDGIELHAAHGYLMDQFINEKTNHRTDEYGGGIQGRLRFLKEIILAVKKEISVDRISIRFSEKKDDDPSYAWRDKVAMIDAYLNLFRETGITILHPSTDRFTTAWAGERTFHEMIRQQWEHTIIGVGNLDAQTAEEALNEGIIHLAAFGRPFIANSDLVHRLHAGEPLVEYDGNKHLPTLI
- a CDS encoding GNAT family N-acetyltransferase, with the translated sequence MLAETERLILREIGLDDWDSIHTYTISPEVTRYTAWGPNTEEDTTAYIEQVLQSQQEQPRSQFDLAVCLKTDGTLVGSVGIYTEGTNAEMGYVMNPQYQGRGYAAEASQALLGLGFNSLGVHRIYAKCRPNNKASERVMQKIGMEYEGMMREHWFYKGEFHDSLVYSILAKEFAQLKKADIG
- a CDS encoding erythromycin esterase family protein; protein product: MNLKRRLIQKTAVLGMAIAMIAGSASAAASPIAKEQWVQDHAHEITSLTSDNYSDLAFLKPLLQDKKVVSLGENFHRVAEYSAIKTRMIKFLHEELGYDVIAFESGMGDAAVAYEQGADLTPAQMMELSIFPIWHSQETLGLYEYIQEQSKTDHPLILAGYDMQFTTGYLTQFISDWIGNLDPDRGKQFYAFEMQGITDLYAVLNKYGIDSDNNPEFKAAIHQVKDAYVPQYEELVQWITEHKQELVKSFPDNSKLADMMIRVLNDRSKFIEMAAYDTRESYEFRDRAMADNLEWLMDVMYPGKKFILWAHNDHLAKSTSTILNPPIGERDGNSGLWQSSFKSMGEMLHEKLQDDMYVIGLYMNEGQASEISTGQTFDISPMPRGSLEYTLMKSGYRNTYIDLSEVKDATSAAAWLFRPVFAAEDGMVDEVIHPMSMNFIPAEQYDGILLIDKVKAPTTTYKGGFKDQMQQQK
- a CDS encoding DUF6359 domain-containing protein, encoding MMMATALLGPGSQGPVQAAAAPLTVSQAIAAQSGGGTATVEGYIVGHATGSLTAKFTSPYANDFNFLIADSPSEKANAKLLDVQVSSSFRSQYGLASNPGLVGKKVIVTGTLGAYNSYAGLKNPTSITLSSGTTNPDPEPGPGTTLPDGTGKKVLFDNTHAQTAGAADWIIDGAFSDFANGLRNAGFAVDQLERSIPYTFGEQAITYNTLKDYDVFVIGEANVPFKATEQAALLQYVQSGGSVFFISDHYNADRNKNRWDSSEVFNGYRRGAFLNPAKGMSSAEAESPAMQGVISSDWLASNFGIRFRYNALGDVNATDIVAPAQSFGITSGVNSVAMHAGSTVAIIDPNKAKGLVYVPSGVSKWGNAVDQGVYNGGGRAEGAYAAIAKVGAGKAAFIGDSSPVEDATPKYLREETGASKKTYDGFKEVDDATFLVNTVKWLAVKESYTSLSQVSGLTLDTPTSLLAMEAPAASTEPQLEPWSAPSAGYKWYDPTTYKKGSYGAVTP
- a CDS encoding LysR family transcriptional regulator, which codes for MELSDIDIILAVGRSGKISQAAKELNYAQSNVTTRIKKLEQEYQVQLFNRFPKGVVPTAKGEQFIAYAARIRNLLHDLEQDMMDPGEPSGTLKIGIVETAASSRFMEILNEYQVTYPKVSISLVNATSPKVLRHKIQAYEIDGAFISGACVKEGLKVEYEMQDTVHIISKRMETPAESLCQVSWVVFPQGCPYREITEMFLEEEGLSARNMIEVSTMENLLSCVESGIAYTIMPCSVIHKKPEVYSVHDLAEQFTHTTTTFVRGEDRYVSSALDQFVKLLNQKCITF
- a CDS encoding Crp/Fnr family transcriptional regulator; amino-acid sequence: MGTVFTERTTQATERETEGSRMTRETGGILSFVTAEQWAWIEVKMQPKRVKSGYSLFLEGDEAGYLYYIRSGRVKMTKSTEDGKEIILSFQQKGDLIGEFGGIGGQNHSYSAEMTEKGELAIISLSDLESVLSKHGDLALKFLQWMALSQRITQSRFRDLLLYGKAGALASTLIRASNSYGKITPEGIVLEMKLNHTELAEMIGATRESVTRMLGAWKEQGTLDTLDGKLMIRDLAALRCMCGCPTFPSCPVELCRL
- a CDS encoding GAF domain-containing protein codes for the protein MHDELPSGIQEMINNLRLNTSTDFGGLACLSGSMLRWKYTSGATNDRVTRMAMRPGQDLVGTALRTGRTCLSDARSTKASTPGRCPLMIAERLLCAIAVPVFLESSVPGAVLLVGSRQPCTFSPDTVREAELAARAVAASHARISHPGVSHEEKLFRD
- a CDS encoding Glu/Leu/Phe/Val family dehydrogenase; the encoded protein is MSWFEVMEQHDYEELILCQDKASGLKAIIAIHDTTLGPALGGTRMWTYASEEAAIQDALRLSRGMTYKNAVSGLNLGGGKAVIIGDPRRDKNEAMFRAFGRYIQGLNGRYVTAEDVGTSEEDMNLIYQETDYVTGISPSYGSSGNPSPATAWGVYQGMKAAAKEAFGTDLLEGKTVAVQGIGNVAMSLCNYLYEEGARLIVTDLHKDSVKQAVDRFGAAAVDPADITGVDCDIYAPCALGGTINDDTLKTLKAKVVAGCANNQLLETRHGDILHERGIVYAPDYVINAGGVINIADELNGYNSERAWSKIGEIYTSLEKIFETSRTEGIATYIAADRLAERRIELMKNTRSTFLQQGHHALSARRLRG
- a CDS encoding MFS transporter, producing the protein MNTKHDVKAKQIPKWLVFLLAAACGLIVANLYYAQTVIGPISATTGLSSAAAGLIVTLTQIGYVIGLLFIVPLSDIMENRRLVTSFLVLLVIALTAAAFSTHALLFLTASLVIGVGSVVAQILVPYATYLTSEEQRGQVVGNVMSGLLLGIMLARPVASFITDAFGWQAVFIFSAIVIALLALLLSRALPVRQPQPAMKYGQLIASLGTLLKTLPMLRRRALYQASLFGAFSLFWTTVPLRLANDFGMTQQGIAWFALAGVGGAIAAPIAGRWADKGLTRILTGLAMVIAVLSLGLAYMFQGHSIASLVLLVIVAITLDMAVSGNLVLGQRIIYSLAGEARGRVNGIFMSIFFIGGAVGSSIGSWSYASGGWSLTTLIGLIMPLLALGYYFTEKKASVVSNS